The following are from one region of the Salvia hispanica cultivar TCC Black 2014 chromosome 1, UniMelb_Shisp_WGS_1.0, whole genome shotgun sequence genome:
- the LOC125196010 gene encoding protein ENDO16-like produces MDPTQATRNSQSEAYDAVLLAELTQKLGSVEKAKKVYAPFSASLMTSAAAIPPPTIPADSTAQHAVLHDEGPQDSTRVPDGFQQAETASLEADKEEATNELIADGGLSDGDKKVEFEGQGSENPNSEVEKEGETPIREEGEGETPVMVEFVEGETPVVERIAEGETPVLEMTAEGETPMETGDETPKDFRGSTPEPMEEGETPVYIKGGTPMVDDVGETSGKLSEMTDPDITGVPAPVEEGQDLIVDLVDDQEEDEPKVDERAKRRMARRSLLDEVDDLVYSETEEFPARGIEAEEAEDRRLAKERARKGKAAATQSKRSRKAPSPVTEVPSTEEQAEPTPGPNSELGESDEEFIHERVFKRK; encoded by the coding sequence ATGGATCCAACTCAGGCCACCAGAAATTCGCAGTCGGAGGCGTACGACGCGGTTCTATTGGCAGAATTGACGCAAAAGTTGGGAAGCGTCGAGAAGGCGAAAAAAGTTTACGCTCCATTCTCCGCCAGCCTGATGACATCCGCGGCGGCCATACCACCACCGACTATCCCAGCGGATTCGACGGCACAACACGCAGTTCTCCACGACGAGGGGCCTCAAGATTCAACCAGGGTACCAGATGGTTTCCAACAAGCAGAAACCGCTTCACTGGAGGCGGACAAGGAAGAGGCGACGAATGAACTGATTGCTGATGGTGGGCTAAGTGATGGTGATAAGAAGGTGGAGTTCGAGGGACAAGGTAGTGAAAACCCTAACTCTGAGGTTGAGAaagagggggaaacccctattcgAGAGGAAggtgagggggaaacccctgttatGGTAGAATttgttgagggggaaacccctgttgtGGAAAGGattgctgagggggaaacccctgttctAGAAATGAcggctgagggggaaacccctatggaAACGGGGGATGAAACCCCAAAGGATTTTAGGGGATCGACCCCTGAACCAATGGaggagggggaaacccctgtttaTATCAAGGGGGGAACCCCGATGGTGGATGATGTGGGGGAAACCTCGGGAAAGCTTTCGGAAATGACAGATCCAGATATTACTGGAGTACCAGCGCCCGTCGAGGAAGGGCAAGATCTAATTGTTGACCTGGTGGACGACCAGGAAGAAGACGAACCCAAGGTGGACGAGAGAGCAAAGAGGCGAATGGCCAGGAGAAGTCTATTAGACGAAGTAGATGACTTGGTCTATTCTGAGACAGAGGAGTTCCCTGCCCGAGGGATAGAAGCTGAAGAGGCTGAGGATCGTCGCCTGGCCAAGGAAAGGGCAAGGAAAGGAAAGGCAGCTGCGACCCAGTCAAAACGGTCAAGGAAAGCTCCATCCCCAGTGACCGAAGTTCCCTCTACCGAGGAACAAGCCGAGCCTACTCCTGGGCCCAATTCTGAACTTGGAGAATCTGATGAGGAGTTTATCCATGAGCGTGTgttcaaaaggaaataa